From Natronorubrum halophilum, a single genomic window includes:
- a CDS encoding IS5 family transposase, which translates to MDALPKSRLLRFVERAMMLARRAVARFSTRYSRKRFTLRQHVVLLCLKVKKTTTYRDLVDELIEMPRIRDALDLDSIPAPSTLCKAFDRLQMAVWRVLLNVSLADLPLNGITGIDASGFERAHTSAHYTKRTNLTIQQLKTTLLVDTATNAVLDIHVTTTRKHDTQIAPQVVKRNAASISVLTGDKGYDDQKLRQLARNHDIRPLIKHREFTPLHKAWNARLDSGLYYRRNMNETVNATIKQKFGAFVRSRLWWKQFRELVIKCVVHNLELGLAISHEADECS; encoded by the coding sequence CTGGCTCGCCGTGCTGTGGCACGATTCTCGACACGCTATTCACGGAAGCGGTTCACGCTCCGCCAACACGTCGTCCTGCTCTGTCTCAAAGTGAAGAAGACGACCACGTACCGTGACCTCGTTGACGAACTCATTGAGATGCCTCGCATTCGTGACGCCCTCGATCTCGATTCGATTCCCGCACCCTCGACACTCTGCAAGGCGTTCGACCGCTTGCAGATGGCCGTATGGCGGGTTCTGCTGAACGTTTCACTTGCGGACTTGCCGCTGAACGGTATCACCGGTATCGATGCGTCCGGGTTTGAACGAGCCCACACCTCAGCCCACTACACGAAGCGAACAAACCTCACCATCCAGCAGTTGAAAACGACGCTATTGGTCGATACGGCGACCAACGCCGTGCTCGATATTCACGTAACGACGACACGAAAACATGATACACAGATTGCACCACAGGTTGTGAAACGGAACGCAGCATCCATCTCGGTATTGACCGGCGACAAGGGATATGACGACCAGAAGCTCCGGCAGCTTGCCCGGAATCACGATATTCGACCGCTCATCAAGCACCGGGAGTTTACTCCACTTCACAAGGCGTGGAATGCACGTCTGGACAGCGGTCTCTACTATCGACGGAACATGAACGAGACGGTCAACGCGACGATCAAACAGAAATTCGGGGCGTTCGTGCGGTCACGCCTCTGGTGGAAGCAGTTCCGCGAACTCGTTATCAAGTGCGTTGTGCATAATCTGGAGCTGGGTCTCGCCATTTCACACGAGGCGGACGAATGTTCGTGA